Below is a window of Candidatus Neomarinimicrobiota bacterium DNA.
AAGAAATATCTTCATAAATTCCGAAGGCTGGATCCCAAAGCTGCCAATAGTAATCCAACGGCTTACCGCTCCGCCCTGTTTCATGATGATGGGAATCAGGAGCAGAAATATTCCGACACCATAGGTAATATATGCCAGATTATGAATCACTTTGCGAGGAATAAAAAAGGCTCCAAAGAAACCTGCCAAACCCAGAATGGTCCAAACAACTTGTCTGATAAAATATCCCGAGCTGGTTTCATGCTGCACTTCAATGCTGTATATCGCCAATAATCCACTGGCTGACAAGAGGACGACCAAAGCCAGGGTGCTCCAGTCCAGGTCACGAAGACGATTGATGAGGTAAATTCTTAATTTCATTTGTTCTGGCTCGCTATTTCACGAAGCACCTTGCCAAGCAGTGGTGCGGCTTTACCACCACCTCCGCCTCCATTTTCAAGCAGGACAGCCCAAGCAAATGGATACCGATCATCCAGGCTGAAACCAATGAACCAGGCATGATCCTCGCCATGCGGATTTTGAGCAGTACCGGTTTTGCCATAAATCTCCCAGTCTTTTTGGCGAGCTGCTTTGGCGGTCCCCTTGGGTCCATTCACAACGGCCCACATTGCATCATGGATAAACTCCCATGATTCAGCAGATGCAGAGACCTGTCGTTCTACCTGAGGTTCATTCAATTTGATGATCTGGCCCTCTTTAGATACTATTTTTCTGACAAAATGGGGTTTATAGCAGGTTCCCTTTTGAGCTAGTATAGCGGTCATTTGGGCTAACTGGAGCGGTGTGACCAGTACATCTCCCTGACCCACAACTATGTTCAGGAGGTTTCCCCTGGTCCACTTACCAGCGCCATATTTGCGATTCATATAGCGTGTATCTGGAACCAGACCTTTATTTTCACCTGGAATATCTATTCCGGTCACCTGTCCCAAGCCAAATTCACGGGCAGTATGAGCCCAGCCTTCCAGCCCAATATCCTGGATTAAATTAAAAAAGTATACATTGCAGGATTGCTGCAGGGCTTCATGCAGGTTGACCTTTCCATGACCTGATTTCTTCCAACACCCAAAGGATCTGTTCCCCAGTCGATAACTGCCCCGGCAAGTATAGGTTCTCTCACGGGCATTTGAATGATTTTCAAGGGAATACAGAGCGGCCAGCGGCTTCAAGGTTGACCCAGCCGGGTAAAGCCCTTGAACGCCACGATCAAAAAGGGGTTTCCTAGGATTCTCCTGGACTGCTTTCCAATCCTTGGCGGAAATCCGACCAGACAGCATTTCCAAATCATAGCCTGGCCGACTGGCGTAGGCGAGAATCTCTCCAGTTTTGTGATTTATAATGATCACCGATCCAGATGAGTCTGCCAAAGCTTTTTCAGCTGCCCCCTGGACAACAGGATCAATACTCAGGAAAAGATCATGACCCGGCACTGGAATTATTGGAACCTGGCTGCTGGCAGCACCCATCTCCTGCCCCAGGGCGTTCACCTCGATATAACGAAACCCTCGCTGACCATGTAATTCAGATTCATAATATTTTTCCAGACCCTTCCAGCCAACCTGATCACCCGGTTGATAATCCGAACCTTCCTGGAAACGCTTGAGGTGATCACGATTGATCTCGCGAGTATATCCAAGAACATGTGAGAGATCCAGAGCAGAGACATAGCTGCGAATCGGCTCAATGCTATATGTTACACCAATAAGTTCAAGACGATGTTCCTGGAGATGTGAAATTTTTTCAAAATGAACCCGGCTAAACACCTTGGCCGGCGCGAAGGATCCACGTCGATTTTTTACAATTCGGCGATTGATCTCCTTGACCGAAACCCCCATGATATTAGAGAGTCGAATTAAGGATTCCGGTTTATTCTTGACTTCCTTTGGGATTACCGAGATGGTGTAACTGGGAGCATTATCAACAATGATATTACCTTCCCGGTCATAGATTATTCCTCTGGAGGCAAGTACGGGAACTGCGCGAATGTGATTGGCAGTTGCTTTTTCAGCATACTTTTCATGAAGCACGATCATCAAATAATAATAGCGCCCTATGAGAATCAGGATCAGGAGAGCAAGCAAGCCATGAAGTACTAGAGAACGCCAACCATCTACAATGTTTTTTCCTTGAAGCACTACTCAGTCCCGACCCGCAGCAGTATGAATATTCCGCTTAACAGTCCGAGTGTGTAGAGTGTTTTCGGCAACAGGATCAGAAATACGATATCTCCAGCAGACCATTGCGAGTCCTGAAGTGAGATCATTACCGTTAGTACAAAAAAGACCAGGAGAAAACCTATATGGAGCAAATACTGGACGATAATGGGAATCCGAACAATACGACCATGAAAGATTCCGGAAAAATATCCGACCACTGACAGAGCCAGAGCACTAAGCCCCAGCATGTGTGTTCCAGTGAGAGAGTCAATCAAAAAACCGAGGAAAAATCCAAGCCAAATGGCCTGTAACTGGCTGTGAGTCAATCCTACGTAAATTACAAAGATAACCAGAAAGCTTGGGGTCACACCATAGATGCTAAAGATATCCCCGAGCATCCACTGGAAGATCAGGGTCAGGAAACCAAGCAGACTATATTTTACGATATCAATCATCTGCTTTGAGGATGAAGACCTCTTCCAATCGATTAAAATCAGTAGCTAGATCGACTTGAATTGATTTAACATAGTCTTCTATTACAGGTGAGATGTCGGAGACCCATCCCACAAAAATGTGTTCCGGAAAAATATCACTAAACCCGGAGGTTACTACAGAGTCCCCGGCTATCACCTCTGCATTTTTTGGAACATCCTGGATGACATAACCTTTTTTCAACGAGTAGCTTAAGATACCAACATTTCGGGAACGCATTTCTCTAACAGATACTCGGAAGTTTTTATCATTCACCAATTGGATCAGTGCTGTATTGGGAGCAACGGCAACAACCTTGCCCACCAGTTGTGCCCGGGCATCCACCACACCGGCCATGAATACGATGCCATCAGCTGATCCCTGATCAACAGTTAAACTGTTCATCGTGTGACTACCCACATCTGATAAAACGTTCGCAGGGATCACGTTGAAACTTCTCTCCCCCTTAAACCCAAGCAAATCTCTCAGGCGCTGATTTTCTTTAACGAAGGTTTTATACTTATTCAGCTCTATCTGAGCTTTAATATGACTTTTTTGGAGTTCATGGTAATCCTGCTCGATGGTAACCAGGGTTTTGATCCATTGGATCGGTACATAGAAATAGGCTGAGCCATCCAATATCAGATTTCTTGTCTTCATCACTGGAGTGCTGGTATTGGAGGCAATGATTATCAATGACAAGACGATACTTACCAGTAAATTTGCCAGTGCTTTATATCGAGAAAGTGGAGGTGTTGATGCAGCCAAGGTCTATCCTAGTGTCGAATCAATAAAGAACATCCTCATAAAGCTCAATACCGTCAAGAACTTTACCGGTCCCCTGAACGATGGAAAGTAGCGGATATTCAGCAACATTTACGGGCAGATCCACTTCTAAGCGCATCCGTTTGTCAAAGCCCTGCAACAAAGCACCGCCGCCGGTTAAGATAATCCCGCGATCCAACAGGTCTGCGCTCAATTCAGGTGGAGTACGTTCCAGACACATTTTTACAGCATCAACGATCAGATCAATAGTGTCTCTCAGCGCATCCCGAATCTCTGAGGAAGAAACTTCTATGGTCTTGGGAATACCGGCGATCATATTGCGGCCTTTGACTGATAGCTTATAGTCAGTGCCTTTTAACGCCGATCCCACATTACACTTAATACTCTCAGCAGTCCTTTCACCAATAAGCAGGTTATGATCCCGCTTGAAATGCTGCATGATGGCCTCATCCATTTCATCGCCGGCAATACGTAATGATTCTTTTGTGACGATACCATTCAGCGCAATAATGGCGATCTCAGTAGTTCCACCGCCAATATCAACGATCATATTGCCAACCGGCTCACTGATATCAATACCGATCCCGATGGCAGCAGCAACCGGCTCTTCGATGAGAAACACTTCTCTGGCATTCCGTCTTTCAGCAGATTCCTTGACTGCCCGCTTCTCAACCTCAGTGATGCCTGATGGAACGCAGATCACCATTCTGGGACGAGCCAGTTTAGATATTGGCAATTTATTGAGAAACCCCTGGAGCATACCATCAGCCATCTCAAAATCAGCAATCACTCCATCACGCAGGGGTCGGATTGTTTCTATTTCCTGGTGAACTTTACCCACCATTCTCTTTGCTTCATTGCCGACTGCAATAACCCTGGAAGTCGATTTTGATTTTGCAACAATTGACGGTTCATTAAGGACAATTCCTTGCCCACGGACATAGATCAGTGTGTTCGCAGTTCCAAGATCAACTGCAATATCAACACCCATCCAATTACGAAAATTTGAAAATCTAGCGACCATCTGCCCTCTCGTGCCTGAAAAGTGCTTTCAGGTCTTGAATATCCAATATATTCCATCGGCCCCAAACACTTTTTTGAGGCAATGCGAAATCTAGAAATATTTTGAGCAATAGCACTTGTTAATTAGTGCAAATACTGGTTTTTTGTGGAAATCCCCCTAGCCGCAATTGTTTGCTCCCGGGATGGTTCTTTAATAACGGAAACGCCAATCATTTTGATCGAGATAATTATGATCAAGCCGGTAATCTCCAAAGCCAGTTTCATCCCTAAAAACAAACTGCTTGCGAAGACGATAATATTCCCATATCTGATAAGGTTTGCGATCTATCTCAAAGGGACCTCTCTGAATCTCATCAGGGGGACCAAAAAGAATATAGATCATGCCCCTATCTGTCCTCCAGCCTGGTTGGATAAGTGTAAAAGCCTCTATGGAGAAGGCGACCCGACGATAATATTCTTCCATTAATTCATTTTCCGCGCTTCCAGGAGTCGGGTCAATTGCAGCCCAGAAATCTCTGAACTTCACTACTTTATCCTCTGAATTTAAAGCTATGATCTCACGAATCACCCGGTCATCTGCAATATAGATCAACTGACTGATGGCCTCATCCAGATCACCAACATCATGATTGATACCCCTGATGCGCACCCTGAAATCAGTTTTTGTGCTTGCATGATTCCCGGTACCGTCAGTAGCCTTCAGGTACAAAGTATATTTCGTGTAGTTCATGTTGGTCAACGGGACAACGAATGAGAGTAACGAGTCAACAGGACCTTGAATATCCAGAACATAACTTTCACTGAGCATCATCTCATTCTTAACCAGCAGTTCGTAACTGAGTTTATAGGGTGGTTGTTCTCCAATTAATCGAGCTTTAAATCGAAGCGTATCGATAATCTCATAAAATGATCGGTCCAGCAAGGGATCCTGGGAAGTCTGGGAATGATTATCAATCAGAATGATATTCCCCAATGCCAGATCGCCAACATACATTTCTGACTGATCAACATCATCGCTGAGAATTCGAGATTTTTTGGTATAGAGATCGGTGACCCTTACACTGATCGTGAGTTCAGAAGCTGGTACAGAAAAGGAGTGCATTGTTACCACAGTATTGTCGGTTTTTCGGGTATCCTGATACGTATTCAGCCAAAGTGAATCGCTCCATATCCTCCCCGCAATACGCTCGTTGTCCTTATCAGCGATGGTGGCACCTATTTCATAACGAGCCAAATATTCATTCCCCGTGCGTGTGAATTGTAATTCTGTATAAGGAATTTTAATATGCACGGAAACTTTAATATTTTTTTTATCCGCCTGCGGTTCAGAGAGACCTATAAACGAAAAATCAGGTAAGGTAAGATCCTTTTCCGGCTTTACAGTCTGCTCTGTACACCCCAATATAAAGATGATCAGAAGGAGAGTCTTTAAAGAAGACATCAATATAGATTTTGCCACATTATCCTCGTTAGTCCCAGGTTAGTACCAACCCAAATATAGTTGCCGTCAGCGGCTAAATCAGTCACTAAATTACTTATAAGACCATCATTACGGGTATAATGGCGCCACACTGCAGCATTTGGTTCAAAGCTAAAGAGTCCTAGATCGGTCCCAATCCATACTCTTCTACCAGCAAGCGTTATTCCGCGTGGCTTAAACTGAGCATGAGGAGCCAGAAAGGCCGAACCATTCTGCTCAAGCATATTCATGGTGATCAATCCTCTGTGGGTACTGGCCCATAGGGTCTCACCCTGGATCACACTTTCATAGATCGGGTCGATCGCAGCATGAACACCAAGCGAGAGAAAATCACCGTGACTATTGATCTTTCCAGTTATGCTTAGATTTGTTTCATCGAAAATGAATAATCCATAATAGGTTGACAGGTAATACTTTCCTGCGGCATAGTTAATATCAAAAACCGGCCAATCAAGATCAGTTGGAAAAAGAGTCTGAAGAATTAGCCCGGAATCATGGTATAAATAGGCGTTGCGTTCGGTGGCCACCATCAGATTACCATCCATTCCCACTGCTACGGAATAGATACGATCACTGATCAGATCCTTTTTAGTGATCAGACGCTCCCAATCATTCTGGCCATCAGTCTTTTTAAAAACACCACCGCGTCCTGCGATGATCAAGTCAGAGTTAAGCTTGTCAATGGCTGAAATAAAGGAATAGTCAAATACCGGATCGCGAATCGCCTCATCATATTCAACATGAAAGTCATCTAAATAGGTTAAACCTGCGCGCCCGCCCAGAATGAGCTGTCCGGCATCTAATTGCATACACATTACATCAGGCGATAAGAGTCCAAATGGCAAGGGCCGGAAACCACCGCCTGGGATCCTCTGATGGAAGATACCCATACCATACGTACTGAGGAAGGCTTCACCGGCTCCTTTGGCTCCTGAAAGTGCCGACACGGTAACGGCCGATCTTTGTGGAAAACCATCAAGATGCAGCATACCACTAGCATCAAACCCACCGTTGATCACAGTTTGGAGGGGAAGTGATTCATAGATAATTCTTAGATCTGGATCAACTGAGCCGATCTTATGAACTTCATTCCATTGTATATCAAGGGTTGAATCCGGACCCCAGTTTTCAAATATTCCAGAGCTTTTTAGGAATATTGCTGAATAGCTTCCAACTGCATCCTGGGGTCTGGCGGTCACTATTACTTTTCTGTCATTGGTTCCTAATTCATACACTCCCGAGAATTTTTCATCCCTGGGAAGTGCCGAATTGGTCATCCAGCCAGTCAAATGATCATAAACGAAGACATAGTCTGGTGTAACAATCCA
It encodes the following:
- the mrdA gene encoding penicillin-binding protein 2 codes for the protein MLQGKNIVDGWRSLVLHGLLALLILILIGRYYYLMIVLHEKYAEKATANHIRAVPVLASRGIIYDREGNIIVDNAPSYTISVIPKEVKNKPESLIRLSNIMGVSVKEINRRIVKNRRGSFAPAKVFSRVHFEKISHLQEHRLELIGVTYSIEPIRSYVSALDLSHVLGYTREINRDHLKRFQEGSDYQPGDQVGWKGLEKYYESELHGQRGFRYIEVNALGQEMGAASSQVPIIPVPGHDLFLSIDPVVQGAAEKALADSSGSVIIINHKTGEILAYASRPGYDLEMLSGRISAKDWKAVQENPRKPLFDRGVQGLYPAGSTLKPLAALYSLENHSNARERTYTCRGSYRLGNRSFGCWKKSGHGKVNLHEALQQSCNVYFFNLIQDIGLEGWAHTAREFGLGQVTGIDIPGENKGLVPDTRYMNRKYGAGKWTRGNLLNIVVGQGDVLVTPLQLAQMTAILAQKGTCYKPHFVRKIVSKEGQIIKLNEPQVERQVSASAESWEFIHDAMWAVVNGPKGTAKAARQKDWEIYGKTGTAQNPHGEDHAWFIGFSLDDRYPFAWAVLLENGGGGGGKAAPLLGKVLREIASQNK
- a CDS encoding GWxTD domain-containing protein; this encodes MAKSILMSSLKTLLLIIFILGCTEQTVKPEKDLTLPDFSFIGLSEPQADKKNIKVSVHIKIPYTELQFTRTGNEYLARYEIGATIADKDNERIAGRIWSDSLWLNTYQDTRKTDNTVVTMHSFSVPASELTISVRVTDLYTKKSRILSDDVDQSEMYVGDLALGNIILIDNHSQTSQDPLLDRSFYEIIDTLRFKARLIGEQPPYKLSYELLVKNEMMLSESYVLDIQGPVDSLLSFVVPLTNMNYTKYTLYLKATDGTGNHASTKTDFRVRIRGINHDVGDLDEAISQLIYIADDRVIREIIALNSEDKVVKFRDFWAAIDPTPGSAENELMEEYYRRVAFSIEAFTLIQPGWRTDRGMIYILFGPPDEIQRGPFEIDRKPYQIWEYYRLRKQFVFRDETGFGDYRLDHNYLDQNDWRFRY
- a CDS encoding rod shape-determining protein; this translates as MVARFSNFRNWMGVDIAVDLGTANTLIYVRGQGIVLNEPSIVAKSKSTSRVIAVGNEAKRMVGKVHQEIETIRPLRDGVIADFEMADGMLQGFLNKLPISKLARPRMVICVPSGITEVEKRAVKESAERRNAREVFLIEEPVAAAIGIGIDISEPVGNMIVDIGGGTTEIAIIALNGIVTKESLRIAGDEMDEAIMQHFKRDHNLLIGERTAESIKCNVGSALKGTDYKLSVKGRNMIAGIPKTIEVSSSEIRDALRDTIDLIVDAVKMCLERTPPELSADLLDRGIILTGGGALLQGFDKRMRLEVDLPVNVAEYPLLSIVQGTGKVLDGIELYEDVLY
- the mreC gene encoding rod shape-determining protein MreC, which codes for MAASTPPLSRYKALANLLVSIVLSLIIIASNTSTPVMKTRNLILDGSAYFYVPIQWIKTLVTIEQDYHELQKSHIKAQIELNKYKTFVKENQRLRDLLGFKGERSFNVIPANVLSDVGSHTMNSLTVDQGSADGIVFMAGVVDARAQLVGKVVAVAPNTALIQLVNDKNFRVSVREMRSRNVGILSYSLKKGYVIQDVPKNAEVIAGDSVVTSGFSDIFPEHIFVGWVSDISPVIEDYVKSIQVDLATDFNRLEEVFILKADD
- a CDS encoding FtsW/RodA/SpoVE family cell cycle protein; translation: MKLRIYLINRLRDLDWSTLALVVLLSASGLLAIYSIEVQHETSSGYFIRQVVWTILGLAGFFGAFFIPRKVIHNLAYITYGVGIFLLLIPIIMKQGGAVSRWITIGSFGIQPSEFMKIFL
- the mreD gene encoding rod shape-determining protein MreD, which codes for MIDIVKYSLLGFLTLIFQWMLGDIFSIYGVTPSFLVIFVIYVGLTHSQLQAIWLGFFLGFLIDSLTGTHMLGLSALALSVVGYFSGIFHGRIVRIPIIVQYLLHIGFLLVFFVLTVMISLQDSQWSAGDIVFLILLPKTLYTLGLLSGIFILLRVGTE